One genomic window of Acomys russatus chromosome 29, mAcoRus1.1, whole genome shotgun sequence includes the following:
- the Tmem222 gene encoding transmembrane protein 222 codes for MAEAEGSSTLLLQPPPPPPRMAEVETPTAAETDMKQYHGSGGVAMDVERSRFPYCVVWTPIPVLTWFFPIIGHMGICTSTGVIRDFAGPYFVSEDNMAFGKPAKFWKLDPAQVYASGPNAWDTAVHDASEEYKHRMHNLCCDNCHSHVALALNLMRYNNSTSWNMVTLCFFCLIYGKYVSVGAFVKTWLPFVLLLGIILTVSLIFNVR; via the exons ATGGCGGAAGCGGAAGGGAGTTCTACGCTCCTGTTGCAGCCGCCGCCGCCCCCTCCTCGGATGGCGGAAGTAGAAACGCCGACGGCGGCCGAGACGGACATGAAGCAGTACCACGGGTCCGGTGGTGTCGCCATGGACGTGGAGCGGAGCCGCTTCCCCTACTGCGTGGTATGGACGCCCATTCCGGTGCTCAC GTGGTTTTTCCCCATCATCGGCCACATGGGCATCTGCACGTCTACAGGGGTCATTCGGGACTTCGCTGGCCCCTATTTTGTTTCG GAAGACAACATGGCCTTTGGAAAGCCTGCCAA GTTCTGGAAATTGGACCCCGCACAGGTCTATGCTAGTGGGCCCAACGCGTGGGACACGGCTGTGCACGATGCCTCTGAAGAGTACAAGCACCGCATG CACAATCTCTGCTGTGACAACTGCCACTCACACGTGGCCCTGGCCCTGAACCTGATGCGCTACAACAATAGCACCAGCTGGAACATGGTGACGCTCTGCTTCTTCTGCCTGATTTATGGGAAGTACGTCAG TGTCGGAGCCTTCGTGAAGACCTGGCTGCCCTTTGTCCTTCTCCTGGGCATCATCCTGACCGTCAGTCTCATCTTCAATGTGCGGTGA